A window of Argopecten irradians isolate NY chromosome 1, Ai_NY, whole genome shotgun sequence contains these coding sequences:
- the LOC138309921 gene encoding collagen alpha-2(I) chain-like, which yields MASGPPGSTGSTGPTGPTGPTGPTGSTGPTGPTGTTGPTGPTGATGPTGPTGPTGPTGPTGPSGATGPTGPTGPTGPTGPSGATGATGPSGVTGTTGATGVTGATGPQGPPGEDAEIFDGDLLSLIALVFGGLLLFSLFQGGIGRIPYQPPIAHGGVTEVIPPVTKTYTTKAPYYYSYSQGLPTTGYNYGYYGLSNIGHRSGLVNSGSISHIYPTSTYYTTSTAG from the exons ATGGCATCTGGTCCACCGGGCTCTACCGGTTCAACTGGCCCCACAGGCCCGACTGGTCCCACCGGTCCGACAGGGTCAACTGGTCCAACTGGAcctacaggtaccacaggtccAACTGGACCTACCGGGGCTACTGGACCAACCGGACCTACTGGTCCTACAGGACCAACAGGACCAACTGGCCCTTCTGGTGCTACTGGACCAACTGGGCCTACCGGACCAACTGGACCAACGGGTCCTTCGGGAGCGACGGGCGCTACAGGACCATCCGGGGTCACTGGTACCACCGGAGCCACTGGTGTAACAGGAGCTACAGGACCACAAGGACCGCCTGGTGAAGACGCCGAGATATTTGACGGTGATCTTCTTTCTTTGATAGCTCTTGTCTTTGGTGGCTTGCTGTTGTTCTCCTTATTCCAGGGTGGCATAGGTCGCATACCCTACCAACCTCCGATCGCCCATG GTGGTGTAACAGAAGTTATCCCACCAGTTACCAAGACGTACACCACCAAGGCACCTTACTATTACTCCTACAGCCAAGGCCTCCCTACGACCGGCTATAACTATGGATACTACGGATTATCTAATATTGGTCACAGAAGCGGACTGGTAAATTCCGGATCTATCAGTCATATTTACCCAACCTCTACTTACTATACGACGTCGACTGCTGGGTAG